A DNA window from Parabacteroides johnsonii DSM 18315 contains the following coding sequences:
- a CDS encoding ribonuclease H1 domain-containing protein — protein MAKTKKYYVVWKGITPGVYDNWNECKAQVDGQDGAKYKSFETEEEAAKAFEKGYEHYLKTASSSKAAASLAPKAPVGKPIWESLCVDAACSGNPGDMEYRGVYPPTMQEIFRIGPLKKGTNNIGEFLALVHGLALLKQKGSSLPIYSDSRNAIGWVKKKKCKTLLERVPENEPIFDLIERAEKWLKTNTYTTPILKWETSEWGEIPADFGRK, from the coding sequence ATGGCAAAAACAAAGAAATATTATGTAGTGTGGAAAGGCATCACTCCGGGCGTGTATGACAACTGGAACGAATGCAAGGCGCAGGTGGACGGACAGGACGGGGCAAAATATAAGTCGTTCGAAACCGAAGAGGAGGCGGCAAAAGCTTTCGAGAAGGGATACGAACATTATCTGAAAACAGCGTCTTCCTCCAAAGCGGCTGCAAGCCTGGCCCCGAAAGCTCCGGTCGGGAAACCGATTTGGGAAAGTCTTTGTGTGGATGCCGCCTGTAGCGGGAATCCGGGAGACATGGAATACCGAGGCGTCTATCCGCCGACCATGCAAGAGATCTTCCGGATCGGGCCGTTAAAAAAGGGGACGAACAACATCGGCGAGTTCCTGGCTTTGGTGCACGGGCTTGCCTTGTTGAAACAAAAAGGAAGCAGCCTCCCGATCTACTCGGACAGCCGGAACGCCATCGGCTGGGTAAAAAAGAAAAAATGCAAGACACTTTTAGAACGTGTACCGGAGAACGAGCCCATCTTCGACCTGATCGAACGGGCTGAAAAGTGGCTCAAGACCAATACCTACACTACCCCTATCCTGAAATGGGAAACTTCGGAATGGGGAGAGATTCCGGCGGATTTCGGACGGAAATAA
- a CDS encoding glycosyltransferase family A protein, with protein MKQLHIITPVKDSIELTLQTIESILSSDFTVPYHYYVYNDFSTDENTARLREASEKMGFELINLSDLTDHPSPNYLLILQTAQQKAIAADAGLLIVESDVIVKKHTLQSLFDGALARPDCGIAAAVTVDEQENINYPYLYAKGKEGKVFPEKKHLSFCCSLLTLSFLKSFDFHQLDPEKNWHDVTISHRSLEKGFTNYLFTTLTVWHRPHGSRPWKQLKYTNPLKYYWLKFTKGLDKI; from the coding sequence ATGAAACAATTACATATCATTACCCCGGTGAAAGATTCGATAGAGCTGACTTTACAGACAATCGAGTCGATCCTGTCATCCGACTTTACGGTTCCTTATCATTATTATGTATATAATGATTTCAGCACGGATGAAAATACGGCACGTCTTCGTGAAGCCTCTGAGAAGATGGGCTTCGAACTGATTAACTTGTCAGATCTGACCGATCATCCTTCTCCCAACTATCTTTTGATCCTTCAGACTGCACAGCAAAAAGCAATTGCCGCCGATGCCGGGCTTTTGATCGTCGAATCGGATGTGATCGTAAAGAAGCATACGTTGCAGTCGCTGTTTGATGGCGCTTTGGCACGTCCGGATTGTGGTATCGCCGCCGCCGTAACGGTCGACGAACAGGAAAACATCAATTATCCGTATTTATACGCTAAAGGTAAGGAGGGCAAAGTCTTTCCGGAGAAAAAGCATTTGAGTTTCTGTTGCTCCCTGCTGACCTTGTCTTTCCTGAAGTCTTTCGATTTCCATCAACTGGACCCGGAAAAGAACTGGCACGATGTGACGATCTCGCATCGTTCTCTGGAAAAAGGCTTCACAAACTACCTGTTTACAACGTTGACCGTGTGGCATCGTCCGCACGGCAGCCGTCCTTGGAAACAACTTAAATATACGAATCCCTTGAAGTATTACTGGTTGAAGTTTACAAAAGGGCTCGATAAAATCTGA
- a CDS encoding 2-oxoacid:acceptor oxidoreductase subunit alpha: MAEQTKVTTLEKVVIRFSGDSGDGMQLTGTIFSNLSAIFGNEISTFPDYPAEVRAPQGTLSGVSGFQVHLGSRKIFTPGDKADVLVAMNPAALKVNVKNLKPNAIVIIDTDSFQKSDLDKAQFTTDDPFQELGLGGVQVVAAPISTMVKDGLAEFGLDNKSALRCKNMFALGLVCWLFERPLEEAMHMLQNKFAKKPAIAQANIKALTDGYNYGHNIHASVSTYRIESKKAAPGFYTDVNGNKATSYGLIAAAEKAGLRLFLGSYPITPATDILHELSKHKELGVITVQAEDEIAGICTSIGASFAGCLAATSTSGPGLALKSEAIGLAVIAELPLVVIDVQRGGPSTGMPTKSEQTDLMQALYGRNGESPAVVIAASTPTDCFDAAYWAGKLALEHMTPVILLTDAFIANGSSAWKLPNLAEYPEIKPNYVSNYDASEKVWKAYRRDKESLVRYWAIPGTEGFAHRLGGLEKDYETSAISTDPVNHQKMVTTRQAKIDKIADYIPELEVIGDSDADLLIVGWGGTYGHLYEAMETMQEQGKKVALAHFKFISPLPKNTAEVLGKYKKVVVAEQNNGQFANYLRGKVAGFNPYRFNRVKGQPFVVARLVEEFTKILEA; the protein is encoded by the coding sequence ATGGCAGAACAGACAAAAGTAACAACTCTGGAAAAGGTTGTCATCCGTTTTTCGGGAGATTCCGGTGACGGTATGCAGCTGACCGGAACAATCTTTTCCAATCTGTCGGCTATTTTTGGGAATGAAATCTCTACATTCCCCGATTATCCGGCAGAAGTGCGTGCTCCTCAAGGAACACTTAGTGGTGTATCAGGTTTCCAGGTTCATCTGGGGTCCCGTAAAATCTTTACTCCCGGTGATAAGGCGGATGTGCTGGTCGCAATGAACCCCGCTGCGCTGAAAGTGAATGTGAAGAACCTGAAACCCAATGCAATCGTCATTATCGATACGGATTCGTTCCAGAAGAGCGACTTGGATAAGGCCCAGTTTACGACGGACGATCCGTTTCAGGAATTAGGACTCGGCGGCGTGCAGGTCGTAGCGGCTCCTATCTCTACGATGGTGAAAGACGGCCTGGCTGAATTCGGCCTGGACAACAAGTCTGCACTCCGTTGTAAGAATATGTTCGCACTGGGGTTGGTTTGCTGGCTGTTCGAACGTCCGCTGGAAGAAGCGATGCACATGTTGCAGAATAAGTTCGCCAAAAAGCCGGCCATCGCGCAGGCTAATATCAAGGCGCTGACGGACGGTTACAACTACGGACACAATATCCATGCTTCAGTCTCCACTTACCGTATCGAAAGTAAGAAGGCTGCACCTGGTTTTTATACTGACGTGAACGGGAACAAGGCTACTTCCTATGGGTTGATCGCCGCCGCCGAGAAGGCCGGCTTGCGGTTGTTCCTCGGAAGCTACCCGATTACTCCGGCTACCGATATTTTGCATGAACTGTCGAAACATAAGGAACTCGGCGTTATCACCGTTCAGGCGGAAGATGAAATTGCCGGAATCTGTACTTCTATCGGTGCCAGCTTTGCCGGTTGCCTGGCTGCGACTTCCACATCCGGTCCCGGTCTGGCGTTGAAGAGCGAAGCGATCGGTTTGGCTGTGATTGCCGAACTGCCGTTGGTCGTTATCGATGTGCAGCGTGGCGGTCCTTCTACGGGTATGCCGACCAAGAGCGAACAAACCGACCTGATGCAGGCGCTCTATGGACGTAACGGTGAAAGCCCGGCTGTCGTGATTGCCGCTTCGACTCCGACAGACTGCTTCGATGCCGCTTATTGGGCAGGAAAATTGGCGCTCGAACATATGACTCCGGTTATCCTGCTGACGGATGCCTTCATCGCCAACGGTTCTTCCGCATGGAAGCTGCCGAACCTGGCTGAATATCCGGAAATCAAACCGAATTATGTCTCCAACTACGATGCGAGCGAAAAAGTATGGAAAGCATATCGTCGCGACAAAGAAAGCCTGGTCCGCTATTGGGCTATTCCGGGAACCGAAGGTTTTGCCCATCGCTTGGGAGGTCTCGAAAAAGATTACGAGACAAGCGCTATCTCGACTGACCCGGTCAACCACCAGAAGATGGTTACCACCCGTCAGGCCAAGATCGACAAGATTGCCGATTATATCCCCGAATTGGAAGTGATCGGAGATTCAGATGCCGACCTGTTGATCGTCGGATGGGGCGGAACATACGGACATCTCTACGAAGCAATGGAAACCATGCAGGAACAGGGAAAAAAGGTCGCCCTGGCTCACTTCAAGTTCATCAGCCCGTTGCCTAAGAACACGGCTGAAGTGCTGGGCAAATACAAGAAGGTGGTCGTTGCCGAACAAAACAACGGACAGTTTGCCAACTACCTACGTGGTAAAGTGGCCGGATTCAATCCGTACCGTTTCAACCGCGTAAAGGGACAACCTTTTGTTGTAGCGAGATTAGTTGAGGAATTCACGAAAATATTGGAGGCTTAA
- a CDS encoding alanine dehydrogenase codes for MDRQGQGAYIPQELLKELSKVSNRLLIGIPCERVEGERRLALTPEAVDMLTDRGHRVLVEAGAGLGINYSDNHYSEAGAEIVATPAEVYQADIILKILPPLAAEVMMMKPRTTLFSTVQFNTFSHEAFELMMAKRITAVAYELLADDKQRCPVLNVISEIEGTASITIASELLSNTQGGKGILLGGIPGVSPTEVVVIGAGNAGTVATRAAMALGASVKVFDDDINKLRTIQQVLGQGLFTSTFHPNVLQNAFRSADVVIGAMRYINTRHRYIIAEDMIRIMKRGALVIDLRINQGGCFETTCCLCPSDPAVFEQYGVLHYCRQNISNRVARTTSMALSNIFVPMLFQLGDTGAVQGMIKSDPGFKNGVYMYCGKPVNNYVSNRFGLSSNNIDLYLSAF; via the coding sequence ATGGATAGACAAGGGCAGGGGGCTTATATCCCGCAGGAACTATTGAAAGAACTCAGTAAGGTGAGCAATCGCCTGCTGATAGGTATTCCCTGTGAACGGGTGGAAGGAGAACGCCGTCTGGCTTTGACTCCCGAAGCGGTCGACATGCTGACCGACCGTGGTCATCGTGTCTTGGTGGAAGCCGGGGCAGGCCTGGGGATCAATTACTCCGATAATCATTATTCGGAAGCGGGAGCCGAGATCGTGGCGACGCCGGCCGAAGTGTACCAGGCGGATATCATCCTGAAGATCCTGCCGCCGCTTGCCGCCGAGGTGATGATGATGAAGCCGCGTACTACGCTGTTTTCGACCGTCCAGTTTAATACCTTTTCTCATGAAGCTTTCGAACTGATGATGGCTAAACGGATTACAGCCGTCGCCTATGAGCTGCTGGCGGATGACAAGCAACGCTGCCCGGTCCTGAATGTGATCTCCGAGATTGAAGGGACCGCCTCTATCACGATCGCTTCCGAGTTGTTGAGCAATACGCAGGGTGGAAAAGGAATCTTGTTAGGAGGTATACCGGGCGTTTCGCCGACCGAGGTCGTGGTCATCGGAGCAGGTAATGCCGGGACTGTCGCCACCCGTGCCGCTATGGCGTTGGGCGCTTCCGTAAAAGTGTTCGACGACGATATAAACAAGCTCCGGACCATCCAGCAGGTATTGGGGCAAGGCCTGTTCACTTCCACCTTCCATCCGAATGTGCTGCAAAACGCTTTTCGCAGTGCCGACGTGGTGATCGGGGCAATGCGTTACATCAATACGCGGCATCGGTATATCATTGCCGAAGACATGATCCGTATCATGAAGCGTGGCGCACTGGTCATCGACCTCAGAATCAATCAGGGAGGTTGTTTCGAGACGACCTGTTGCCTTTGTCCTTCCGATCCGGCTGTTTTCGAACAGTACGGCGTGTTGCATTATTGCCGGCAGAACATCAGCAACCGTGTGGCGCGTACCACTTCGATGGCTCTGAGCAATATCTTCGTCCCGATGCTTTTCCAGTTGGGCGACACCGGTGCGGTGCAGGGGATGATCAAGAGCGACCCGGGGTTCAAGAACGGAGTCTACATGTACTGCGGGAAGCCCGTTAACAACTACGTTTCCAATAGATTCGGTTTATCGTCGAATAACATTGATCTATACCTCTCTGCGTTTTAA
- a CDS encoding glycosyltransferase yields the protein MEYSPLVSVIVPVYNMEQYLGETLDSVLASDYPSFEVVVMNDGSKDASLEIAKEYARKDSRVKVHTQPNAGACAARNHAITLAEGELILPFDADDKMCPDFISDAVKAIVADAEVKVVCPKAEFFDGRKGNWNLAPFSLNLLARKNMIPICSLYYKRDWERVGGYAEEITAREDWAFWIAVLKDGGKVVTLPRLSMYYRVRGGSKRVTDRLQKKKVIDYLNRSYPEFFERELGGPLRYKRTWSKLTNRIYRIFHPRVVFINEVYKELSDFVKVLPVHFKNGDGEVIYKGRNELREFNCKGFDLVVKSFRKPNLVNQIVYGLFRSSKAERSYEYANMLLKSGIGSPCPVAYYTERAGLFFIRSYYVSLKSECPYTYYDLMKNNFPGQEQVLRAIARTTAALHEHGYLHKDYSRGNILFRETDGGVKVEIIDLNRIRFMEIGMEVGCKNFERLPGTQEMFAVLADEYAKVRGFDFCKCFQLMRLYAGIKE from the coding sequence ATGGAATATTCGCCGTTGGTTTCGGTAATCGTGCCCGTGTATAACATGGAGCAGTATTTGGGGGAAACGCTTGATTCTGTGTTAGCCTCGGATTATCCGTCTTTTGAAGTGGTCGTTATGAATGATGGTTCAAAAGATGCTTCGTTGGAGATCGCAAAAGAGTATGCCCGGAAAGATTCACGGGTAAAAGTCCATACTCAACCGAACGCCGGAGCCTGTGCTGCCCGTAATCATGCTATAACGCTGGCGGAAGGAGAGTTGATTCTTCCTTTTGACGCGGACGATAAGATGTGTCCTGATTTTATTAGTGACGCCGTGAAAGCAATTGTGGCAGATGCTGAAGTAAAGGTAGTCTGTCCTAAAGCTGAGTTTTTCGACGGACGTAAAGGAAACTGGAATCTGGCACCTTTTTCGTTAAACTTGCTGGCTCGTAAGAATATGATACCGATCTGTTCACTTTATTACAAACGTGATTGGGAGCGGGTGGGAGGATATGCCGAAGAGATTACGGCACGTGAAGACTGGGCTTTTTGGATTGCAGTCTTGAAAGATGGAGGAAAGGTCGTCACTTTGCCGCGTTTGTCCATGTATTATCGGGTACGGGGGGGCTCGAAACGTGTCACTGACCGGTTGCAAAAAAAGAAAGTGATCGATTATCTGAACCGTTCATATCCTGAATTCTTTGAGCGCGAGTTGGGAGGACCATTACGTTACAAAAGGACATGGTCGAAGTTGACCAATAGGATATATCGTATATTCCATCCTCGTGTTGTATTTATAAACGAAGTATATAAAGAGCTCAGTGATTTTGTAAAAGTACTTCCCGTACATTTTAAAAATGGAGACGGAGAAGTAATTTATAAGGGACGTAATGAATTGCGCGAATTTAATTGTAAAGGCTTTGATTTGGTGGTTAAGTCTTTTAGAAAGCCTAATTTGGTGAATCAGATTGTATATGGCCTGTTCCGTTCTTCGAAAGCGGAGCGTTCTTACGAATATGCAAATATGCTGTTGAAGTCGGGGATCGGTTCCCCTTGTCCCGTAGCCTATTATACCGAAAGAGCCGGTTTGTTTTTTATACGGAGTTACTATGTCAGTCTGAAATCCGAATGCCCCTATACCTATTATGATTTGATGAAAAATAATTTTCCAGGTCAGGAACAAGTCCTTCGTGCGATTGCCCGTACGACAGCTGCTCTACATGAACATGGCTATCTGCATAAGGATTATTCCCGTGGGAATATATTGTTTAGGGAAACGGATGGAGGTGTGAAAGTCGAAATCATTGATTTAAATCGGATTCGTTTCATGGAGATAGGGATGGAAGTTGGTTGCAAAAATTTTGAACGCTTGCCGGGTACCCAGGAAATGTTTGCTGTTCTTGCGGATGAATACGCGAAGGTGAGAGGGTTCGATTTTTGTAAATGCTTTCAATTAATGAGGCTGTATGCGGGAATAAAAGAATAA
- a CDS encoding shikimate kinase produces the protein MKRIFLIGYMGAGKTTVGKVLSQQLGLSFIDLDHYIEGRYHKTVGQLFAERGEEAFRDIERRMLREVAAFENVLVSTGGGAPCFFDNIEFMNEAGQTVYLKVSVEELAKRLELCKSTRPILKGRSGDELKAFIAESLEKREPFYSKAAIVFEAEEMMTDQDVHKISQELATRL, from the coding sequence ATGAAGCGTATATTTCTGATTGGATATATGGGAGCCGGAAAAACCACTGTGGGAAAGGTGCTGTCCCAGCAGTTGGGACTCTCGTTTATCGATCTGGATCACTATATAGAAGGCCGTTACCATAAGACCGTCGGCCAGCTTTTTGCCGAGAGAGGGGAAGAAGCATTCCGGGATATCGAGCGGAGGATGCTCCGTGAGGTCGCAGCTTTTGAAAATGTCCTGGTATCGACCGGAGGCGGTGCTCCTTGTTTTTTCGATAACATAGAGTTTATGAACGAGGCCGGACAGACCGTTTACCTGAAGGTTTCGGTAGAGGAACTGGCGAAGCGTCTGGAACTCTGCAAATCGACCCGCCCGATACTGAAAGGTCGTTCGGGCGACGAACTGAAAGCCTTCATCGCCGAAAGCCTGGAGAAAAGGGAACCTTTCTATTCGAAAGCGGCGATTGTGTTCGAGGCGGAAGAGATGATGACCGATCAGGATGTACATAAGATATCACAAGAACTGGCAACACGATTATAG
- a CDS encoding nucleotide sugar dehydrogenase, whose protein sequence is MENIKLAVIGLGYVGLPLARLFATRYPVVGYDVKRERVAALMEGRDATQEVSGELLKSVLLPRLPEEGETGLFCTSDAEQLRGCNYYIVAVPTPVDLHHSPDLTPLYSASETVGKVLGRGDIVIYESTVCPGITEDECVPILERTSGLVFNRDFFAGYSPERINPGDKEHTVEKIMKVTSGSTPEAAEKVDTLYRSVIQAGTYPVSSIKVAEAAKVIENSQRDINIAFMNELSKIFHLIGIDTNEVLAAAGTKWNFLPFKPGLVGGHCIGVDPYYLIRKAEDYGFHPGLILYGRRINDTMGEYIAGRVVKCMIKKDVPVRNAEALVLGFTFKENCPDVRNSKVGDVIRYLGDYGINVTIYDPWARPDDVRREYGLEVLSTLPDKKFDVVVLAVAHTDFLALDIPALTKEHSVVYDVKGCLDPAWVDDRL, encoded by the coding sequence GTGGAAAATATAAAACTTGCCGTTATCGGCCTCGGATATGTCGGTTTGCCGTTGGCACGGTTGTTTGCGACGCGTTATCCGGTGGTCGGGTATGATGTGAAGCGGGAGCGGGTGGCCGCCTTGATGGAAGGGCGGGACGCGACGCAGGAGGTATCGGGAGAATTGTTGAAGTCCGTACTGTTGCCCCGGTTGCCGGAGGAAGGTGAGACGGGATTGTTCTGTACGTCCGATGCGGAACAGCTCCGTGGGTGCAATTATTATATTGTGGCGGTCCCTACGCCAGTCGACTTGCATCATAGCCCCGATCTGACACCTCTTTATTCAGCCAGTGAAACGGTAGGGAAGGTCTTGGGCAGAGGCGATATCGTGATCTATGAATCGACTGTCTGCCCCGGCATAACAGAAGATGAATGTGTCCCCATTCTGGAGAGAACCTCCGGATTGGTTTTTAACCGCGATTTCTTTGCCGGATATTCGCCGGAGCGTATTAATCCGGGAGATAAGGAACATACGGTGGAGAAGATCATGAAAGTGACATCCGGCTCCACACCCGAAGCCGCTGAGAAGGTCGACACCCTGTACCGATCGGTTATCCAGGCCGGAACCTACCCGGTTTCCAGTATCAAAGTGGCGGAGGCTGCCAAAGTGATCGAAAACTCCCAGCGTGACATCAACATCGCTTTTATGAACGAATTGTCGAAGATTTTCCATCTGATCGGTATTGATACGAACGAAGTGCTGGCGGCAGCCGGGACGAAATGGAATTTCCTGCCTTTCAAGCCCGGTCTGGTCGGAGGACATTGCATTGGAGTCGATCCTTACTACTTGATCCGTAAGGCAGAGGATTACGGTTTCCATCCGGGACTGATCCTGTACGGACGTCGTATCAACGATACGATGGGTGAATATATTGCCGGTCGCGTCGTGAAGTGCATGATCAAAAAAGATGTTCCGGTACGGAATGCGGAAGCACTGGTTTTAGGCTTTACCTTCAAGGAAAACTGTCCCGATGTGCGTAATTCAAAAGTCGGAGATGTCATTCGTTACCTCGGTGACTACGGTATCAACGTGACGATCTATGATCCTTGGGCACGTCCGGATGACGTCCGGCGCGAATATGGTCTGGAAGTTCTGTCCACCCTGCCGGACAAGAAGTTTGATGTTGTCGTTTTGGCGGTTGCCCATACTGATTTCCTGGCACTGGACATTCCGGCACTGACGAAAGAGCACAGCGTCGTATATGATGTGAAAGGCTGTCTCGATCCGGCTTGGGTCGATGATCGGTTATAA
- a CDS encoding nucleotidyltransferase substrate binding protein, with the protein MVEDIRWEQRFMNFKKALARLQMVQASDLASLSDLEKEGLIQRFEYTYELSWKTLQDFLRYKGYTDFAGPNATLSLALQDGYITDADGWRKMKKSRELMSHTYDEGQADLIASDIIEIYTHLFTQLSIRLTKESDQKQLNLF; encoded by the coding sequence ATGGTAGAAGACATTCGTTGGGAACAAAGGTTCATGAATTTTAAAAAAGCATTGGCCCGTTTACAAATGGTACAGGCTTCGGATCTCGCATCTTTATCCGATCTGGAAAAAGAGGGACTTATACAGCGGTTCGAATATACATACGAATTATCTTGGAAAACATTGCAAGATTTCCTTCGTTACAAAGGTTATACAGACTTTGCCGGCCCCAATGCTACGCTATCATTGGCATTGCAAGACGGTTACATCACGGATGCCGACGGGTGGCGTAAGATGAAAAAATCGCGCGAACTGATGTCACATACTTACGATGAAGGACAAGCAGATTTGATTGCATCCGATATAATCGAAATTTACACGCATCTATTTACCCAATTATCTATCCGATTGACAAAGGAGTCAGACCAAAAACAGTTAAATTTATTTTAG
- a CDS encoding glycosyltransferase family 9 protein: MAKILVIRLAAIADVAMTLPVIYSAAKANPQDSFTVLTQAFMMPVFINRPPNLEVIGISTKGAEKRLVGLLRFTSALVKFDYDIVLDLQDVIRTWIICAAFRMKGKPVYILDKIRKKYPPLMRRENKKLEPLPTVIERYADVFRAAGLAYTESFTSLYESRPADLSKMEAIAGVKTGKWLGVAPFARYQGKVYPIDEMEQVVATLSKREDLTLFLFGAKGYEEAVLEEWAYRYPRVKNVVGKYTLDNELALISQLDLLLSMDSANMHFASLVGTRVLSVWGATHIYTGFYGYRQRPEDVIGLPLPCRPCSQFGQKECSRGDWACLTQLPAEKIVSRVQAALAEQ, encoded by the coding sequence ATGGCAAAGATATTAGTGATACGACTCGCTGCGATTGCCGACGTGGCGATGACTCTTCCGGTCATCTATTCCGCAGCCAAAGCTAATCCACAAGATTCGTTTACGGTGTTGACGCAGGCGTTTATGATGCCGGTATTCATAAACCGGCCACCTAATCTGGAAGTGATAGGCATCAGCACCAAAGGGGCGGAGAAAAGGCTGGTCGGTCTTTTGCGGTTTACCTCTGCTTTGGTGAAATTCGATTACGACATTGTCCTGGATTTGCAGGATGTGATCCGGACTTGGATCATCTGTGCCGCTTTTCGGATGAAAGGAAAGCCGGTCTACATCCTGGATAAAATCCGAAAAAAATATCCTCCTCTTATGCGCAGGGAAAACAAGAAGCTGGAACCGCTGCCGACTGTTATCGAGCGGTATGCCGACGTGTTCCGTGCGGCAGGATTGGCCTATACCGAATCTTTTACTTCTTTATATGAGTCGCGGCCGGCAGATTTGTCGAAAATGGAAGCTATCGCCGGAGTCAAGACCGGGAAATGGTTAGGTGTCGCTCCTTTTGCCCGTTATCAGGGCAAGGTATATCCGATTGATGAAATGGAGCAGGTAGTGGCTACTCTTTCTAAAAGGGAAGACCTGACTTTATTCCTGTTCGGAGCAAAAGGATATGAAGAGGCGGTATTGGAGGAGTGGGCCTATCGCTATCCGCGTGTAAAGAATGTGGTGGGTAAATATACGCTTGATAATGAATTGGCGTTAATTAGTCAGTTGGACCTGTTGCTTAGCATGGATTCGGCGAATATGCATTTTGCCTCGTTGGTCGGCACTCGTGTGTTGTCCGTCTGGGGGGCGACACATATTTATACTGGTTTCTATGGCTATCGGCAACGTCCGGAGGATGTGATCGGGTTGCCGTTGCCTTGTCGTCCCTGTTCGCAATTCGGACAGAAAGAATGTTCCAGAGGAGACTGGGCTTGTTTGACGCAGTTGCCGGCAGAAAAGATCGTGTCCCGTGTGCAAGCCGCCTTGGCAGAACAATAG
- a CDS encoding glycosyltransferase family 32 protein has product MVPKIIHLCWFSDDPYPVEIKICLKSWERVLPDYKVRVWNYADAQSIGCRFIDEALAAKKWAFAADVVRFYAIYKEGGVYMDSDILVERRFDSFIPEKGFVSFNEYAGEEIRLQAAFLIGEKGNRYCKDMFDYYNQRPFLLPDGSFDIKISPVIMVEIAQKKGYKAEDIEQHLEDNIVIYPGYYVSPCKKMRFPEAFAHHQVYGSWRKHKLGRKIERLLKHIIVLVRFSLFKR; this is encoded by the coding sequence ATGGTACCTAAAATAATCCATTTGTGTTGGTTTAGCGATGATCCTTATCCGGTGGAGATAAAGATATGTTTGAAAAGTTGGGAACGTGTGTTACCAGACTATAAGGTTAGGGTTTGGAATTATGCAGATGCTCAATCTATCGGTTGCCGGTTTATAGATGAAGCGTTGGCTGCTAAGAAGTGGGCTTTTGCTGCGGATGTAGTTCGTTTCTATGCTATTTATAAAGAAGGAGGTGTCTATATGGATAGTGACATATTGGTTGAGAGACGTTTTGATTCATTCATTCCTGAAAAAGGCTTTGTTTCTTTTAATGAATATGCTGGAGAGGAGATTCGTCTACAGGCTGCATTTCTGATAGGTGAAAAGGGAAATCGATATTGCAAGGATATGTTTGATTACTATAATCAACGCCCTTTTCTTTTGCCGGATGGTTCTTTTGATATAAAAATTTCTCCTGTGATAATGGTTGAGATAGCTCAAAAGAAAGGATATAAAGCCGAAGACATTGAGCAACATTTGGAAGATAATATCGTTATTTATCCAGGTTATTATGTTTCTCCCTGTAAAAAGATGAGATTTCCTGAAGCCTTCGCACATCATCAGGTATATGGAAGTTGGAGGAAACATAAATTGGGAAGAAAGATAGAGCGTTTATTAAAGCATATCATTGTTTTGGTGCGCTTTTCATTGTTTAAACGATAA
- a CDS encoding nucleotidyltransferase domain-containing protein: MEFGLSNETIQSIRAVFSQYKHIGKVWLFGSRAKGNFHSGSDIDLAIKSEQITASELLQIQVDLEELELLYKIDLVLYHTIKEPALREHIDRVGILFYPL; this comes from the coding sequence ATGGAATTCGGACTGAGTAATGAAACAATACAAAGCATACGGGCTGTCTTTTCCCAATATAAACACATTGGAAAAGTATGGCTGTTCGGCTCTCGCGCAAAAGGGAACTTTCATTCCGGCTCGGATATCGATTTGGCTATAAAATCGGAACAAATTACAGCCTCCGAACTTTTACAGATCCAAGTTGATTTAGAAGAGTTGGAATTATTGTATAAAATAGATTTGGTACTATATCATACGATCAAAGAACCGGCTCTCCGGGAACACATAGATCGGGTAGGGATATTATTCTATCCCTTATAA